One genomic region from Kineobactrum salinum encodes:
- a CDS encoding aspartate-semialdehyde dehydrogenase codes for MADSYDVAVVGATGAVGETMMAILEERDFPVRNLYPLASSRSAGKTVSFKGKQVMVTDLAEFDFSQVQIGLFSAGGSISAEFAPKAAAAGCVVIDNTSHFRRDEDIPLVIPEVNPEALARYTVRNIIANPNCSTIQMLVALKPIYDAVGIERVNVCTYQAVSGTGKEAIEELAAQTARLLNGQEISCEVYPKQIAFNALPHIDTFQDNGYTREEMKMVWETQKILGDSSIRVNPTCVRVPVFFGHSEAVHIETVDKLSADEARKLLSAFPGITVMDERRDGGYPTAVTDATGHDPVFVGRIREDISHPRGLDMWIVSDNVRKGAALNSVQIAESLIRTYLD; via the coding sequence ATGGCAGATTCATATGACGTAGCCGTCGTGGGCGCTACCGGTGCGGTGGGCGAAACCATGATGGCTATCCTGGAGGAGCGCGACTTTCCGGTGCGCAATCTCTACCCGCTGGCCAGTTCCCGTTCCGCTGGCAAGACTGTCAGCTTCAAGGGCAAACAGGTCATGGTGACGGATCTGGCGGAATTCGATTTCAGCCAGGTCCAGATCGGGCTGTTTTCCGCCGGCGGCAGCATTTCCGCGGAGTTTGCGCCCAAGGCTGCCGCCGCGGGCTGCGTGGTCATCGACAACACCTCCCATTTCCGCCGCGACGAGGACATCCCGCTGGTGATTCCGGAGGTCAATCCCGAGGCACTGGCGCGTTACACGGTGCGCAACATCATCGCCAACCCCAACTGTTCCACCATCCAGATGCTGGTGGCGCTGAAGCCGATCTACGACGCGGTGGGTATCGAGCGCGTCAATGTCTGCACCTACCAGGCGGTCTCCGGTACCGGCAAGGAGGCGATCGAGGAACTGGCGGCGCAGACTGCACGCCTGCTCAATGGCCAGGAGATCAGCTGCGAGGTTTATCCGAAGCAGATCGCGTTCAACGCGTTGCCCCATATCGACACTTTCCAGGACAACGGCTACACCCGGGAAGAGATGAAAATGGTCTGGGAGACGCAGAAAATACTTGGCGACAGCAGTATCCGGGTCAATCCCACCTGCGTCCGCGTACCGGTATTCTTCGGTCATTCCGAGGCCGTGCATATCGAAACCGTGGACAAGCTGTCGGCCGATGAAGCCCGTAAACTGCTGTCCGCCTTTCCGGGCATCACGGTAATGGATGAGCGCCGGGATGGCGGTTATCCCACTGCCGTTACCGACGCGACGGGCCACGACCCCGTGTTTGTCGGGCGCATCCGCGAGGACATCTCTCACCCCCGGGGCCTGGATATGTGGATCGTGTCGGACAATGTGCGCAAGGGGGCTGCCCTGAACAGTGTCCAGATCGCCGAGAGCCTGATCCGCACTTATCTTGATTAA
- a CDS encoding type IV pilus assembly protein FimV: MAHKHRLAVALVSLCCLQAASAWGLGLGNLTLESFLNEPLRARVNLLDVNDLGEDQIRIRLATSEDFDRMGVDRAYFLTSIKFDVEIDSDGRGYILLTSDEPVLEPYLDFIVEARWPSGRLLRNYTVLVDPPAFDDRSPVVSASRQVTDTQAESESESPAATSTGTEVRSSGDEVDLRESGLAPGAMPERSYGAEAAAEPQPGSRYMIRRDETLWTIAQRARPEGATVQQTMLDIQRLNPDAFIDGNINQIKAGYIVYLPASGEISSEDVAAALAQVQQQNADWREGRPGSSAAGPALRVSAGAAEPAAGAGTEAGSAAADSAAGPADTDAADTDTAASAVDTAAVLEDLERSQRERDELGQRLAAISERLETLERIVELKDSQIAALQQALDEASATADAATSGQAPAQQQAQDREAPVAAEPAAPAAAAPREEPPPPQESGSWLYILAAAVMAGLLALLFWRRRKQHEEDMAAEDGDIPLAAAPMPANRKPPDAFAGVQLQDQALEVDHSEELTSREPQSIKEPPAATAASQRGYGERKYDQYASDVDAGDALAEADIYIAYGRFPQAMELLRKAVAADPDNTAYRMKLLELAVETGEHNEASEQFAQLQRIGDDHIVARAQALMSGVGGGFAGTGGASPASPETDSYPDRSGAVDEGEQVGSGPAADIPSVPGPEPAEASELPDLSSPRTSCPRRPICPHRLSWRRLLILLITTVI; encoded by the coding sequence ATGGCTCACAAGCATAGATTGGCAGTGGCACTGGTTTCCCTTTGCTGCCTGCAGGCAGCCTCGGCATGGGGGCTGGGCCTGGGCAATCTCACGCTGGAGTCCTTCCTCAACGAACCCCTGCGGGCCCGCGTCAATCTGCTTGACGTCAACGACCTGGGCGAAGACCAGATTCGCATCCGCCTCGCCACCAGCGAAGATTTCGACCGGATGGGCGTCGATCGTGCCTATTTCCTTACCAGCATAAAATTCGACGTCGAGATCGACAGCGACGGCCGCGGCTACATTCTGCTGACCTCGGATGAGCCGGTACTGGAACCCTATCTCGACTTTATCGTCGAGGCACGCTGGCCGTCTGGCCGTCTGCTACGGAACTACACTGTACTGGTTGACCCACCGGCCTTCGATGATCGTTCGCCGGTGGTATCTGCCTCCCGGCAGGTGACGGACACGCAGGCGGAATCCGAATCCGAATCACCGGCCGCCACTTCCACCGGCACCGAAGTCCGAAGCAGTGGTGACGAAGTCGACTTGCGCGAGTCCGGGCTTGCCCCCGGGGCCATGCCCGAGCGCAGTTACGGCGCGGAGGCTGCGGCCGAGCCGCAACCCGGTTCCCGCTACATGATACGGCGCGATGAAACGCTCTGGACCATTGCCCAGCGGGCCCGGCCGGAAGGCGCGACGGTCCAGCAGACGATGCTGGATATCCAGCGGTTGAATCCGGACGCTTTCATCGACGGCAATATAAACCAGATCAAGGCTGGCTATATCGTCTACCTGCCCGCCTCGGGCGAAATCAGTTCCGAGGACGTGGCTGCGGCACTGGCGCAGGTCCAGCAGCAGAATGCAGACTGGCGCGAAGGTCGGCCTGGCAGCAGTGCTGCGGGGCCGGCGCTGCGGGTGTCTGCGGGGGCGGCTGAGCCGGCTGCTGGCGCCGGTACGGAAGCCGGTTCCGCTGCTGCCGATTCTGCTGCCGGCCCGGCGGATACGGACGCGGCAGATACGGATACTGCGGCCTCCGCCGTCGATACTGCCGCCGTGCTCGAGGATCTGGAACGGTCCCAGCGCGAGCGCGATGAGCTGGGCCAGCGCCTGGCAGCGATCAGCGAGCGGCTGGAAACCCTGGAGCGGATAGTCGAGCTGAAGGACTCCCAGATCGCGGCCCTGCAGCAGGCACTCGACGAAGCCTCGGCAACTGCTGACGCTGCGACCTCCGGGCAGGCGCCCGCGCAACAGCAGGCACAGGACAGGGAAGCGCCGGTAGCGGCGGAGCCCGCCGCGCCCGCTGCCGCTGCACCCCGCGAGGAACCGCCACCGCCACAGGAGTCGGGCAGCTGGTTGTACATTCTGGCGGCGGCCGTGATGGCGGGTTTGCTGGCACTCCTCTTCTGGCGCCGGCGCAAGCAGCATGAGGAGGACATGGCCGCCGAAGACGGGGACATTCCGCTGGCTGCAGCGCCGATGCCTGCCAATCGCAAGCCACCCGATGCCTTCGCCGGGGTGCAGTTGCAGGATCAGGCGCTGGAAGTGGATCACAGCGAGGAGCTGACCTCGCGGGAGCCACAGTCCATCAAGGAACCCCCGGCGGCGACTGCCGCTTCCCAGCGCGGCTACGGTGAACGCAAGTACGATCAGTATGCCTCCGATGTCGATGCCGGCGATGCGCTGGCAGAGGCCGACATCTATATTGCCTACGGGCGCTTTCCCCAGGCGATGGAACTGTTGCGCAAGGCAGTCGCCGCTGACCCCGACAACACGGCCTATCGAATGAAGCTGCTCGAGCTGGCGGTTGAAACCGGGGAGCACAATGAAGCCAGCGAACAGTTTGCGCAATTGCAGCGCATCGGCGATGACCACATCGTGGCCAGGGCCCAGGCTCTGATGTCGGGTGTCGGCGGCGGCTTCGCCGGCACCGGCGGTGCCAGCCCGGCATCCCCCGAGACGGACAGTTATCCGGACCGCTCCGGTGCCGTTGATGAGGGCGAGCAGGTGGGTTCGGGCCCGGCCGCCGACATCCCGTCTGTCCCCGGGCCGGAGCCCGCGGAGGCTTCGGAGCTACCCGATCTGTCATCCCCCCGGACGAGCTGTCCCCGTCGGCCGATTTGTCCGCACCGTCTGAGCTGGCGCCGCCTGCTGATCTTGCTGATTACGACGGTAATCTGA
- a CDS encoding FimV/HubP family polar landmark protein has translation MGETGEIEPEADYDLSEALADLQPRAGDARDELVAPVDESLESDFLDLEIEDSPVEELDVSTEFERGENGSSHYSDDDFVFADDGDPLSTKLDLARAYIDMGDQDGAREILEEVAAEGSDEQQTEARTLMDRLV, from the coding sequence TTGGGCGAGACCGGCGAAATTGAGCCCGAAGCGGACTATGACCTGTCCGAAGCGCTGGCGGACCTGCAGCCACGCGCGGGCGATGCTCGGGACGAACTGGTTGCGCCCGTCGATGAGTCGCTTGAGTCAGACTTCCTCGATCTGGAAATCGAGGACAGTCCGGTCGAGGAGCTCGATGTCTCAACCGAGTTCGAGCGTGGCGAGAACGGCAGCAGCCACTACAGTGACGACGACTTTGTGTTCGCCGACGACGGTGATCCGTTGTCTACCAAGCTGGACCTGGCGCGGGCCTATATCGATATGGGTGACCAGGACGGTGCCCGCGAAATTCTTGAGGAAGTGGCCGCCGAGGGCTCGGACGAGCAGCAGACAGAAGCCCGCACACTGATGGATCGCCTTGTCTGA
- the truA gene encoding tRNA pseudouridine(38-40) synthase TruA, translating into MSDTFRFPFSPDPLPAGTRIACRIEYDGSCFNGWQSQPHPGTVTVQQTLERAISAVAAAPVRVHCAGRTDTGVHGHAQIVHFDAPTVRSCKAWVLGVNAELPAAVRVHWALPVAADFHARFSALSRRYRYLIANTPVRPALMGRQLSWYRRPLDAARMHIAAQALLGEQDFSAFRAASCQSESPNRHVSALSVWRRGELVIIDIEANAFLHHMVRNIAGSLMAVGDGRREPDWIGQLLAGRDRALAADTAAPDGLYLVDVAYPPHYGLPPTPEGPLLLAL; encoded by the coding sequence TTGTCTGATACGTTCCGGTTTCCGTTTTCCCCCGATCCGCTGCCCGCCGGTACCCGTATAGCCTGCCGTATCGAGTACGATGGCAGTTGCTTCAATGGTTGGCAGAGCCAGCCCCATCCCGGTACCGTCACGGTGCAGCAAACTCTGGAGCGGGCCATCTCTGCGGTGGCGGCCGCTCCGGTACGGGTGCATTGTGCGGGCCGTACCGATACCGGGGTACACGGTCATGCCCAGATCGTTCACTTCGATGCCCCCACCGTGCGCAGCTGCAAGGCCTGGGTGCTGGGCGTCAATGCGGAACTTCCCGCCGCCGTCAGGGTGCACTGGGCATTGCCGGTAGCGGCCGATTTCCACGCCCGCTTTTCGGCGCTGTCGCGCCGCTACCGCTATCTGATTGCCAACACGCCGGTGCGGCCGGCTCTGATGGGCCGGCAGCTGAGTTGGTACCGCCGCCCATTGGACGCTGCGCGGATGCACATAGCCGCCCAGGCGTTGTTGGGAGAGCAGGATTTCAGCGCCTTCAGGGCCGCCTCCTGCCAGTCGGAGTCGCCCAATCGCCACGTCTCGGCGCTGTCGGTGTGGCGTCGCGGCGAACTGGTGATTATTGACATTGAGGCCAATGCGTTTCTGCATCATATGGTGCGCAACATCGCCGGCAGCCTGATGGCGGTAGGTGATGGCAGGCGGGAGCCGGACTGGATCGGCCAGCTGCTGGCGGGCAGGGACCGGGCGCTGGCGGCGGACACTGCCGCGCCCGATGGATTGTATCTGGTGGATGTCGCGTATCCCCCGCACTACGGCTTGCCGCCCACGCCGGAGGGGCCGCTTCTGCTGGCGCTTTGA
- a CDS encoding phosphoribosylanthranilate isomerase has protein sequence MIAASFVSRKVTVSRTLIKICGITSADDALAACNAGADALGLVFYEPSPRGIRVQQARDIVAAIPPFVTVVALFVDESAAVIDRILEQVAVDCIQFHGSESAAFCEQFGRPYLKALRVRPGQDIAAACQRYPGARAVLLDSWQPDLPGGTGTTFDWGLAPARLARPLVLAGGLNDSNVGAAIRALAPAGVDVSGGVERAPGQKDIPKMSRFIAAVRAADLSDGAVQ, from the coding sequence ATGATCGCGGCCTCATTTGTCAGCCGTAAAGTCACCGTGTCGCGAACTCTGATCAAGATTTGTGGAATCACCTCTGCCGATGATGCACTGGCGGCCTGCAACGCGGGCGCCGACGCACTGGGCCTGGTGTTCTACGAGCCCAGCCCGCGAGGCATTCGGGTTCAACAGGCGCGGGACATCGTCGCTGCGATTCCTCCTTTTGTCACGGTTGTGGCCCTGTTCGTCGATGAATCGGCAGCGGTCATCGACCGCATTCTCGAGCAGGTGGCCGTGGACTGCATTCAGTTTCACGGCAGCGAATCGGCGGCTTTTTGTGAACAGTTCGGGCGGCCCTACCTGAAGGCACTGCGGGTCCGCCCCGGCCAGGATATCGCCGCTGCCTGTCAACGCTACCCCGGCGCCCGTGCCGTGCTGCTCGATAGCTGGCAACCCGATCTGCCCGGTGGTACCGGCACGACCTTTGACTGGGGGCTGGCGCCCGCCCGGCTGGCGCGGCCGCTGGTGTTGGCGGGCGGCCTCAACGACAGCAATGTCGGCGCCGCCATCCGGGCGCTGGCACCCGCCGGCGTCGATGTGAGCGGGGGCGTGGAGCGTGCGCCGGGACAAAAGGACATACCGAAAATGAGCCGATTTATCGCCGCTGTGCGCGCGGCCGATCTGAGCGATGGAGCAGTGCAATGA
- the trpB gene encoding tryptophan synthase subunit beta: MNTETTSRSYASVPDADGRFGPYGGKFVAETLMAALVELEAVYRQLAQDPAFQRELDDDLAHFVGRPSPLYEARRWSDRVGGARIHLKREDLNHTGAHKVNNTVGQALLAKHMGKRRVIAETGAGQHGVATATIAARLGLECHVFMGEEDVRRQALNVYRMKLLGATVVPVSSGSRTLKDAMNEAMRDWVTNVDDTFYIIGTVAGPHPYPMLVRDFQCVIGREARSQCLQQIGRLPDALVACVGGGSNAIGLFHPFLEDDSVAMYGVEAGGRGIATGEHAAPLNAGSAGVLHGNRTYLMQDADGQILHTHSVSAGLDYPGVGPEHAWLKDIGRVQYVTADDEEALQAFHSLTRTEGIMPALESSHALAHAEKLAASMSPEQHIVVNLSGRGDKDIHTVAEQAGIDFRENSQ; the protein is encoded by the coding sequence ATGAACACGGAAACAACGAGCAGGAGCTACGCCTCGGTGCCCGACGCCGATGGCCGCTTCGGACCCTACGGCGGCAAGTTTGTCGCCGAGACCCTGATGGCCGCGCTGGTGGAGCTGGAGGCGGTGTATCGCCAACTGGCGCAGGACCCGGCATTCCAGCGGGAGCTGGACGATGACCTGGCCCACTTCGTCGGGCGTCCCTCGCCGCTGTATGAGGCGCGGCGCTGGTCGGACCGGGTTGGCGGCGCCAGGATTCATCTCAAGCGTGAAGACCTGAACCATACCGGTGCCCACAAGGTCAACAACACGGTCGGTCAGGCCCTGCTCGCCAAGCACATGGGCAAGCGTCGCGTGATCGCCGAGACCGGGGCCGGTCAGCATGGCGTCGCGACGGCCACCATCGCCGCGCGCCTGGGACTGGAGTGCCACGTTTTCATGGGCGAGGAGGATGTACGCCGGCAGGCGCTCAATGTCTACCGGATGAAGTTGCTGGGCGCCACGGTAGTGCCGGTCAGTTCGGGTTCCCGGACCCTGAAGGATGCAATGAACGAGGCCATGCGCGACTGGGTTACCAATGTCGACGATACCTTCTACATTATCGGCACGGTCGCGGGCCCGCACCCCTACCCGATGCTGGTGCGCGACTTTCAGTGTGTCATAGGCCGTGAGGCGCGCAGCCAGTGTCTGCAACAGATCGGGCGCCTGCCCGATGCCCTGGTGGCCTGTGTCGGTGGTGGTTCCAACGCGATCGGCCTGTTTCATCCCTTCCTCGAGGACGACTCGGTGGCGATGTATGGGGTCGAGGCGGGCGGCCGCGGAATAGCCACGGGTGAGCACGCGGCGCCGCTGAACGCGGGCAGTGCCGGTGTGCTGCACGGCAATCGCACCTATCTGATGCAGGATGCGGACGGTCAGATTCTGCATACCCATTCGGTATCGGCCGGTCTGGACTACCCCGGGGTCGGGCCGGAGCACGCCTGGCTCAAGGATATCGGCCGGGTGCAGTACGTGACTGCCGACGATGAAGAAGCGCTGCAGGCCTTCCACTCCCTCACTCGCACCGAAGGAATCATGCCTGCGCTGGAGAGCAGTCACGCGCTGGCCCATGCCGAAAAACTCGCGGCCAGCATGAGTCCGGAGCAGCATATCGTGGTCAATCTGTCGGGGCGGGGCGACAAGGATATTCATACCGTGGCCGAACAGGCCGGCATTGACTTCCGGGAGAACAGCCAGTGA
- the trpA gene encoding tryptophan synthase subunit alpha, protein MSSRIAGRFRQLTEQGRKALIPYIVAGDPSSSATVPLMHALVAGGADIIELGVPFSDPMAEGPVIQQAHERALANGTRLQDVLAMVEAFRRDDDATPVLLMGYANPVERMGYTRFADRAAAAGVDALLTVDIPPEEVGAINTELRRVGMDNIFLVAPTTPDARIKSIADQASGFIYYVALKGVTGAAHIDAADVEQHLAQIRRHTALPLAVGFGIRDAASAARVGGAADGVVVGSALVDCLAGISADGGDEAALRGAATRLLASIRAGLDGIAP, encoded by the coding sequence GTGAGCAGCAGGATAGCAGGACGTTTCCGGCAACTGACAGAACAGGGCCGCAAGGCGCTGATACCCTACATTGTCGCCGGTGACCCTTCGAGCAGCGCGACAGTGCCGCTGATGCATGCACTGGTGGCTGGCGGTGCCGACATCATCGAGCTGGGGGTGCCGTTTTCGGACCCGATGGCGGAGGGCCCGGTTATCCAGCAGGCCCATGAGCGCGCGCTCGCCAACGGTACCCGGCTGCAGGACGTACTGGCCATGGTCGAGGCGTTCAGGCGCGATGACGACGCCACGCCAGTGCTGCTGATGGGCTACGCCAACCCGGTTGAACGTATGGGCTACACCCGCTTTGCCGATCGGGCTGCCGCTGCCGGTGTCGATGCATTGCTGACGGTGGATATCCCGCCGGAGGAAGTCGGGGCGATCAATACCGAGCTGCGCCGCGTGGGGATGGACAATATCTTCCTGGTGGCACCGACCACGCCCGATGCGCGGATCAAGAGCATCGCCGACCAGGCCAGCGGTTTCATCTACTACGTGGCCCTCAAGGGTGTCACTGGTGCCGCCCATATCGACGCGGCGGATGTGGAGCAGCATCTGGCGCAGATCCGGCGCCATACGGCACTGCCGCTGGCGGTGGGTTTCGGGATCAGGGATGCGGCTTCGGCGGCGCGCGTGGGTGGCGCTGCAGACGGCGTGGTGGTGGGCAGCGCGCTGGTGGACTGCCTGGCCGGCATCAGTGCCGACGGCGGTGACGAGGCGGCCCTGCGCGGTGCCGCGACCAGGCTGCTGGCATCGATTCGGGCGGGGCTGGACGGCATCGCGCCGTAG
- the accD gene encoding acetyl-CoA carboxylase, carboxyltransferase subunit beta gives MSWIDKILPSGVRKEEGEKRSNVPEGLWKKCVKCDAVLYRPDVERNDDVCPKCDHHMRIGARRRLDIFLDADGREEILAEIEPVDRLKFRDKKRYRDRLSAAQKTTGEKDALVAMRGQLQGLPVVCVAFEFAFHGGSMGYAVGEKFTRAAQLALREGIPLVCFSASGGARMQEALISLMQMAKTSAVIERMKVAGIPYISVMTDPIYGGVSASLALLGDINVAEPDARAGFAGPNIIEQTIRQKLPKGFQRSEFLLEHGAIDMIVHRNEMRDTLARLLSKMTGALVTGDPEPEDASDDSDPSEEEEPVEFTPDEQDD, from the coding sequence ATGAGTTGGATTGACAAGATCTTGCCATCCGGCGTGCGTAAGGAAGAGGGCGAAAAGCGCTCCAACGTACCTGAAGGGTTATGGAAGAAATGCGTCAAGTGCGATGCGGTGCTGTATCGGCCGGATGTCGAGCGCAATGACGACGTCTGTCCCAAATGTGACCACCACATGCGCATCGGCGCCCGTCGCAGACTGGACATCTTCCTGGATGCAGATGGCCGCGAGGAAATCCTGGCCGAGATAGAACCGGTTGACCGGCTCAAGTTTCGCGACAAGAAGCGCTACCGGGACCGGCTTTCGGCAGCGCAAAAAACAACCGGCGAAAAGGACGCGCTGGTGGCGATGCGGGGCCAACTGCAGGGCTTGCCAGTGGTCTGTGTGGCCTTCGAGTTTGCCTTTCACGGTGGCTCCATGGGTTATGCGGTCGGCGAGAAATTCACCCGGGCGGCACAGCTGGCGCTGCGGGAAGGCATTCCATTGGTCTGCTTCTCCGCCTCCGGTGGTGCCCGCATGCAGGAGGCGCTGATCTCGCTGATGCAGATGGCGAAGACCAGCGCCGTGATCGAGCGCATGAAGGTCGCCGGCATCCCCTATATTTCGGTGATGACCGACCCGATCTACGGTGGCGTGTCCGCGTCGCTGGCGCTGCTGGGCGACATCAATGTCGCCGAGCCTGACGCCCGCGCCGGCTTTGCCGGTCCCAACATCATCGAACAGACGATTCGCCAGAAGCTGCCCAAGGGTTTTCAGCGCAGTGAATTCCTGTTGGAGCATGGCGCTATCGACATGATTGTGCACCGCAACGAGATGCGCGATACGCTGGCCCGCCTGCTGTCCAAAATGACCGGAGCGCTTGTGACCGGGGACCCCGAGCCGGAAGACGCCAGTGATGACAGTGACCCCAGCGAAGAAGAGGAGCCAGTCGAATTCACCCCCGACGAACAGGATGACTGA
- a CDS encoding bifunctional folylpolyglutamate synthase/dihydrofolate synthase — protein MTEQSLAAWLARLESLHPREIELGLDRVSEVARRLELLPVQVPVITVAGTNGKGSTVAVLEAVTAEMGHRAGVYTSPHLLRFNERIRIAGVEATDLEIVSALQEIDAARTDISLTYFEFATLAALLIFRQQAVSIMVLEVGLGGRLDAVNIVDASAAVITSIALDHQQWLGHSVDAIAREKAGILRPGRPAVIAERVPPAALVEAVTASGADALWLGREFDCQLLEDGCELRLALPGGGSRRLLLSNNPALLPENICAALQVLALLQLDCGEQTLQRVLPALQPPGRRQRLWIAEVEYVLDVAHNPAAAYKLRELLNSSPCKGKEICVFSAMADKDIAGMIEAVSGQFDGWCLADQPQNARAAKGSDMAAMLRQRDQQIISVSADLSEALDRARSLLTAGDRLVVFGSFHTVAAALSSLEQDRGRADR, from the coding sequence ATGACTGAGCAGTCGCTCGCCGCCTGGCTGGCACGTCTCGAAAGCCTGCATCCCCGGGAGATAGAACTTGGCCTGGACAGGGTCTCGGAAGTGGCGCGCCGTCTGGAACTGCTGCCGGTGCAGGTGCCGGTAATAACTGTCGCGGGCACCAATGGCAAGGGCTCCACGGTGGCAGTACTGGAGGCGGTGACAGCTGAAATGGGCCATCGGGCAGGCGTTTACACATCACCTCATCTGCTGCGTTTCAATGAGCGAATCCGTATTGCCGGTGTCGAAGCCACGGACCTGGAAATAGTCAGCGCCCTGCAGGAAATCGATGCAGCCCGGACCGATATCTCACTGACTTATTTTGAGTTTGCGACGCTCGCCGCGCTGCTGATCTTTCGCCAGCAGGCTGTGTCGATCATGGTACTGGAGGTAGGGCTGGGCGGGCGTCTGGATGCCGTCAATATCGTCGATGCCTCGGCGGCGGTGATCACCAGTATTGCCCTGGATCACCAGCAGTGGCTGGGCCACAGTGTGGATGCAATCGCCCGGGAAAAAGCGGGCATCCTGCGGCCGGGCAGGCCGGCGGTCATTGCCGAGCGCGTGCCGCCGGCGGCTCTGGTGGAGGCGGTGACCGCCAGCGGCGCCGATGCGCTGTGGCTGGGTCGGGAGTTTGACTGCCAGCTGCTGGAAGACGGCTGTGAGCTGCGTCTGGCGCTGCCGGGCGGCGGCAGTCGACGATTGCTGTTGAGCAACAATCCGGCATTGCTGCCCGAGAATATCTGTGCTGCACTGCAAGTGCTGGCACTGCTGCAGCTGGACTGCGGCGAGCAGACGCTGCAGCGGGTGCTACCCGCGCTGCAGCCGCCGGGCCGCCGGCAGCGGTTGTGGATAGCGGAAGTGGAATATGTGCTGGACGTCGCCCACAATCCGGCGGCAGCTTATAAATTGCGAGAGCTTTTGAACTCAAGTCCTTGTAAAGGAAAGGAAATTTGTGTTTTCTCTGCAATGGCCGACAAGGACATTGCCGGCATGATCGAGGCTGTGTCCGGCCAGTTTGACGGCTGGTGCCTGGCGGACCAGCCGCAAAACGCACGCGCCGCCAAAGGCTCGGACATGGCGGCCATGCTGCGCCAGCGCGATCAGCAGATAATCAGCGTCAGCGCGGATTTGTCCGAGGCGTTGGATCGGGCCCGTTCGCTGCTCACAGCGGGCGACCGGCTGGTGGTGTTCGGATCGTTCCATACCGTGGCAGCGGCCCTGTCGTCGCTGGAACAGGATCGGGGAAGGGCTGACAGGTGA
- a CDS encoding SPOR domain-containing protein, with protein MLADEEEAAPPEPGLPATDAAEVPEPGALAQPLPERAPAGAAPPAAGETRSEAPEQARLDDQGVPVAWMLQVISVSSLEKAESLRQRLQDMGEKAWIKSVTVDGKLLHRVNVGPKFERARLEALRPQIDEEFGVQSLIKRYVP; from the coding sequence TTGCTTGCCGATGAAGAAGAGGCGGCACCGCCAGAGCCCGGGCTCCCCGCAACGGATGCCGCGGAGGTGCCGGAGCCCGGTGCCTTGGCGCAGCCACTGCCGGAGCGGGCGCCTGCGGGGGCGGCACCGCCCGCAGCCGGTGAGACCCGCAGCGAGGCGCCGGAGCAGGCGCGGCTCGACGACCAGGGTGTCCCGGTGGCGTGGATGCTGCAGGTGATCAGTGTCAGCAGCCTGGAAAAGGCAGAGTCCCTGCGCCAGCGTCTGCAGGACATGGGGGAGAAAGCCTGGATCAAGTCGGTCACAGTAGATGGTAAGCTGCTGCACCGGGTCAACGTCGGACCCAAATTCGAGCGCGCCAGGCTCGAGGCATTGCGCCCGCAGATCGACGAGGAGTTCGGTGTACAGTCACTGATCAAGCGGTATGTACCGTGA
- a CDS encoding CvpA family protein yields the protein MIDGFTWVDWAIAVIVVLSTLLSLLRGFTREALSLAGWIAAFVLANLFASELATQMADLVSNLTARYIAAWLVIFVAILLVAGLTGMLLAQLVKVSGLGTLDRVLGTVFGFARGVVIVLVLVFLIRELLPPRDQVWLHQAQLMPQVDALMNWVLQLLGGWSTAAPAAVRS from the coding sequence ATGATAGACGGATTTACCTGGGTGGACTGGGCAATTGCCGTTATTGTCGTGCTGTCGACGCTGCTGAGCCTGTTGCGCGGGTTTACCCGGGAAGCCTTGTCTCTGGCGGGCTGGATCGCCGCCTTTGTGCTGGCCAACCTTTTTGCCAGCGAGCTGGCCACCCAGATGGCGGACCTGGTCAGCAACCTGACTGCCCGTTACATCGCCGCCTGGCTGGTGATCTTTGTGGCCATACTGCTGGTGGCCGGCCTGACGGGCATGTTGCTGGCGCAACTGGTGAAGGTCAGTGGTCTGGGTACCCTGGACCGTGTACTGGGTACGGTGTTCGGCTTCGCCCGCGGCGTGGTTATCGTGCTGGTACTGGTGTTCCTGATCCGGGAATTGCTGCCACCGAGGGACCAGGTGTGGTTGCACCAGGCACAATTGATGCCCCAGGTTGATGCTCTGATGAACTGGGTGCTGCAGTTGCTGGGAGGCTGGAGTACGGCCGCCCCCGCTGCTGTGCGGAGTTAA